From a region of the Microcebus murinus isolate Inina chromosome 25, M.murinus_Inina_mat1.0, whole genome shotgun sequence genome:
- the LOC105877834 gene encoding isopentenyl-diphosphate Delta-isomerase 1 isoform X2, whose product MPEINTNHLDEQQVQLLAEMCILIDENDNKIGAETKKNCHLNENIEKGLLHRAFSVFLFNTENKLLLQQRSDAKITFPDCFTNTCCSHPLSNPGELEENEALGVRRAAQRRLHAELGIPLQEVPPEEINYLTRIHYKAQSDGVWGEHEIDYILFVRKNVTLNPDPNEVKSYCYVSKEELEQLLRKAASGEIKITPWFKIIVETFLFKWWDNLNHLSQFVDHEKIHRM is encoded by the exons ATGCCTGAGATAAATACCAACCACCTTGATGAGCAGCAAGTCCAACTCTTGGCGGAGATGTGTATTCTCATTGAcgaaaatgacaataaaattggGGCTGAGACCAAGAAGAATTGTCACCTGAATGAAAACATTGAGAAAG gGTTATTACATCGAGCTTTCAGTGTCTTCTTATTCAACACTGAAAATAAACTCCTGCTACAGCAGAGGTCAGATGCAAAGATCACTTTTCCAG ACTGTTTCACCAATACTTGTTGCAGTCACCCTTTAAGTAACCCCGGCGAGCTCGAGGAGAACGAGGCCCTGGGCGTGCGGCGGGCAGCGCAGCGGCGTCTGCACGCGGAGCTGGGCATCCCCCTGCAGGAG gTTCCTCCAGAAGAAATCAATTATTTGACACGAATTCACTACAAGGCCCAGTCTGATGGTGTCTGGGGTGAGCATGAAATTGACTACATCCTGTTTGTGAGGAAGAACGTGACACTGAACCCGGACCCCAATGAGGTGAAAAGCTACTGCTATGTGTCAAAGGAAGAACTAGAGCAACTTTTGAGAAAAGCAGCCAGTGGTGAAATTAAGATAACACCATGGTTTAAAATTATTGTAGAGACTTTCCTCTTCAAGTGGTGGGATAACTTAAATCATCTGAGTCAGTTTGTTGACCATGAGAAAATACATAGAATGTGA
- the LOC105877834 gene encoding isopentenyl-diphosphate Delta-isomerase 1 isoform X1 — MWRGRALAQAIGRAARGRGRGAVGAEKRRAPGRAGVWARRPLSVLGQIQHFVTMPEINTNHLDEQQVQLLAEMCILIDENDNKIGAETKKNCHLNENIEKGLLHRAFSVFLFNTENKLLLQQRSDAKITFPDCFTNTCCSHPLSNPGELEENEALGVRRAAQRRLHAELGIPLQEVPPEEINYLTRIHYKAQSDGVWGEHEIDYILFVRKNVTLNPDPNEVKSYCYVSKEELEQLLRKAASGEIKITPWFKIIVETFLFKWWDNLNHLSQFVDHEKIHRM; from the exons ATGTGGCGCGGGCGGGCGCTGGCGCAGGCCATTGGGCGAGcggcccgggggcggggccgcggagCAGTCGGCGCTGAGAAGAGACGCGCGCCGGGTCGGGCCGGCGTCTGGGCCCGGAGGCCGCTGAG CGTGCTAGGTCAGATCCAACACTTTGTGACAATGCCTGAGATAAATACCAACCACCTTGATGAGCAGCAAGTCCAACTCTTGGCGGAGATGTGTATTCTCATTGAcgaaaatgacaataaaattggGGCTGAGACCAAGAAGAATTGTCACCTGAATGAAAACATTGAGAAAG gGTTATTACATCGAGCTTTCAGTGTCTTCTTATTCAACACTGAAAATAAACTCCTGCTACAGCAGAGGTCAGATGCAAAGATCACTTTTCCAG ACTGTTTCACCAATACTTGTTGCAGTCACCCTTTAAGTAACCCCGGCGAGCTCGAGGAGAACGAGGCCCTGGGCGTGCGGCGGGCAGCGCAGCGGCGTCTGCACGCGGAGCTGGGCATCCCCCTGCAGGAG gTTCCTCCAGAAGAAATCAATTATTTGACACGAATTCACTACAAGGCCCAGTCTGATGGTGTCTGGGGTGAGCATGAAATTGACTACATCCTGTTTGTGAGGAAGAACGTGACACTGAACCCGGACCCCAATGAGGTGAAAAGCTACTGCTATGTGTCAAAGGAAGAACTAGAGCAACTTTTGAGAAAAGCAGCCAGTGGTGAAATTAAGATAACACCATGGTTTAAAATTATTGTAGAGACTTTCCTCTTCAAGTGGTGGGATAACTTAAATCATCTGAGTCAGTTTGTTGACCATGAGAAAATACATAGAATGTGA